One region of Azospirillum lipoferum 4B genomic DNA includes:
- a CDS encoding flagellar hook-basal body complex protein — protein sequence MSIFGSMTTAVLGLNAQSKALGHISDNIANSSTIGYKRVDSAFETMVLQSSQRLHEPGGVTAQPVFMNNIQGSLKQVQSPTNVAIQGQGFFSVSKINLQNSTNTLVQTQTGAVNASSVYYTRAGDFELDKSRYLVNSSGYALNGWLVDPVTGVLKKDQVAPVQVSSLIDKPVATSTIDLEANLPATPTPGKPIPDSSIPIFDSQGNPRTINFKWRQQADSSWRMVLDAPGSNTKPVDGTFSGNPATVTFGQNIAGQTAVAQVNVVTISGNNTNGQDNLRIGDVYTVKVNGTNYSLKITADNIGSIRTYSGLAGALANQINSASPAASVLATSSGQTIRVTAREAGTPFKLNTEVSSGTNTTNTIVAQTSTAATASAGEIDKFQFPQTQVEIGDSFTITVNGTPISYTVTAATYQSYSTVSDVVSQLAGKINQQLGTTVTASSAGNILSIQSNTANTNVTSSAAVTNSASAVNTLSSLPSVASVAGVRQSRTVTLTGTPGDIGTQYTLSINGTAVTYSTTGEEMTMEDITAALANKINANTSLPVTATAQGGVITVTAKTAASPTGTNTLTNDGAGNITFGGSTVDIGDTYSMTVNGQPYSLTITNANYGLYDTPAKLLNYFATEIVADGGTATVNGTGTVLATGDAAATVSVTDAAPAQFTLEQSAVAGQTPAHIGLTFGKTPETVGTLTNISTALVGTGTAVSAANQSAGSDANVTFTVDYGFGPQQISLNLGKYQKPGGLTQYAGEEINVSRLIQNGAPRGQFKDVVFGDNGAVMVNYDNGRSKMIARVPIITFNNPNALQRESGGVFLESEDAGKPNFNDPETNGAGAVVANSVESSNVDIADEFTKMIVTQRSYSANAKIVTTSDEMLQEVLGLKR from the coding sequence ATGAGCATCTTCGGTTCGATGACAACCGCCGTTCTCGGCCTGAATGCCCAGTCGAAGGCGCTCGGACATATCTCGGACAACATCGCGAACAGCTCGACCATCGGCTACAAGCGCGTCGATTCGGCGTTCGAGACGATGGTCCTGCAGTCCAGCCAGCGCCTGCACGAGCCGGGCGGGGTCACGGCGCAGCCGGTCTTCATGAACAACATCCAGGGCAGCCTGAAGCAGGTGCAAAGCCCGACCAACGTCGCCATCCAGGGCCAGGGCTTCTTCAGCGTTTCGAAGATCAACCTCCAGAACAGCACCAACACGCTGGTTCAGACCCAGACGGGCGCGGTCAACGCGTCCTCCGTCTATTACACCCGCGCCGGTGACTTCGAACTGGACAAGAGCCGCTACCTCGTGAACAGCTCCGGCTATGCGTTGAACGGCTGGCTGGTCGATCCGGTCACGGGTGTGCTGAAGAAGGATCAGGTGGCGCCGGTCCAGGTCAGCTCGCTGATCGACAAGCCGGTGGCCACCAGCACCATCGACCTGGAGGCCAACCTGCCGGCCACCCCGACGCCCGGCAAACCGATCCCCGACAGCAGCATTCCGATCTTCGACAGCCAGGGCAACCCGCGCACCATCAATTTCAAGTGGCGGCAGCAGGCGGACAGCAGCTGGCGCATGGTTCTGGACGCGCCGGGTTCCAACACCAAGCCGGTCGACGGCACCTTCAGCGGCAATCCGGCCACCGTGACCTTCGGCCAGAACATCGCCGGCCAGACGGCGGTGGCGCAGGTGAACGTCGTCACCATCTCCGGCAACAACACCAATGGGCAGGACAACCTGCGCATCGGCGACGTCTATACGGTCAAGGTCAACGGCACCAACTACAGCCTGAAGATCACCGCCGACAACATCGGCTCGATCCGCACCTATTCGGGGCTGGCCGGCGCGCTGGCCAACCAGATCAACTCCGCCTCCCCGGCGGCGTCGGTGCTCGCCACCTCTTCCGGCCAGACGATCCGCGTTACCGCCCGCGAGGCCGGAACGCCGTTCAAGCTGAACACGGAGGTGTCGTCCGGCACCAACACCACCAACACCATCGTCGCCCAGACCTCGACCGCGGCGACGGCCAGCGCCGGCGAGATCGACAAGTTCCAGTTCCCGCAGACCCAGGTCGAGATCGGCGACTCCTTCACCATCACCGTGAACGGCACGCCGATCAGCTACACGGTGACCGCCGCGACCTATCAGAGCTATTCGACGGTGAGCGACGTCGTGTCCCAGCTGGCCGGCAAGATCAACCAGCAGCTCGGGACGACCGTCACCGCCTCGTCCGCCGGCAACATCCTGTCGATTCAGTCCAACACGGCGAACACCAACGTCACCAGCTCCGCGGCGGTCACCAATTCCGCAAGCGCGGTGAACACGCTGAGCTCGCTGCCGTCGGTCGCCAGCGTGGCCGGCGTGCGCCAGAGCCGCACGGTGACGCTGACCGGCACGCCGGGCGACATCGGCACGCAGTACACGCTGAGCATCAACGGCACGGCGGTGACCTACAGCACCACCGGCGAAGAAATGACGATGGAGGACATCACCGCGGCGCTGGCGAACAAGATCAACGCCAACACCTCGCTGCCGGTGACCGCCACCGCCCAGGGCGGCGTCATCACCGTCACCGCCAAGACCGCGGCCAGCCCGACCGGCACCAACACGTTGACCAATGACGGCGCCGGCAACATCACTTTCGGCGGTTCGACGGTCGATATCGGCGACACCTACAGCATGACGGTGAACGGTCAGCCTTACAGCCTGACGATCACCAACGCCAACTACGGGCTCTATGACACTCCGGCCAAGCTCCTGAACTATTTCGCGACTGAGATCGTTGCCGACGGCGGAACCGCCACTGTCAACGGGACCGGCACGGTTCTGGCGACGGGCGACGCCGCCGCCACCGTCAGCGTGACCGACGCCGCTCCCGCCCAGTTCACCCTGGAACAGAGCGCGGTCGCCGGCCAGACGCCGGCCCATATCGGCCTGACCTTCGGCAAGACGCCGGAGACGGTCGGAACGCTGACCAACATCTCCACCGCCCTGGTCGGCACCGGCACCGCGGTCAGCGCCGCCAACCAGTCGGCCGGCTCCGACGCCAACGTCACCTTCACCGTCGATTACGGCTTCGGCCCGCAGCAGATCTCGCTGAACCTCGGCAAGTACCAGAAGCCGGGCGGTCTGACCCAGTATGCCGGCGAGGAGATCAATGTCAGCCGCCTGATCCAGAACGGCGCACCGCGCGGGCAGTTCAAGGACGTCGTGTTCGGCGACAACGGCGCCGTCATGGTCAACTACGACAACGGACGCTCGAAGATGATCGCAAGGGTGCCGATCATCACCTTCAACAACCCGAACGCCCTGCAGCGCGAGTCCGGCGGCGTCTTCCTGGAGAGCGAGGACGCCGGCAAGCCGAACTTCAACGATCCGGAGACGAACGGCGCCGGTGCGGTGGTGGCGAACAGCGTGGAAAGCTCCAACGTCGACATCGCCGACGAGTTCACCAAGATGATCGTCACCCAGCGCAGCTATTCCGCCAACGCGAAGATCGTCACCACCTCCGACGAAATGCTGCAGGAAGTGCTGGGGCTGAAGCGCTAA
- a CDS encoding tetratricopeptide repeat protein yields MTTLVDALNAAVNHHMAGHADAAADGYARVLAAEPAQPDALHLSGVLRAQTGDIATAIRSIGRAIRIRPAAASPWGHLGAALRAAELPERAEPVLRRALALDPANGDALEAQGASLHALAHYAESRRWLDRAARLRPGNVETMLNLGTVLRDLRRFDEAEACFDAVLANNPARSDAHLARAVGRLVRGDLRAGWEGFEHRWHRFDTPPWDGRPMGASTILLHMDQGFGDAMQFVRYAPLVAQIAAGSGGRVVLETHLLLYRLLNRAFGQSVQVLVRGEEPPPHDLHCPLMSLPRAFGTDLSNIPATVPYLAPDPADISRWRDRLAEQDGDGDGSGAAGLRVGLVWAGNPRHRNDRNRSIPVAALRPLLAVPGVRFVSLQTGDARADLHRLPGEGVRDVVERVRDFADTAAILANIDLLITVDTAMVHLAGAMGVPSWLLLPHVPDWRWLLDRADSPWYPSLRLYRQPRPGDWGTVVGTAAAVLKAQALRAARAAGR; encoded by the coding sequence ATGACGACACTCGTGGACGCTCTCAACGCCGCCGTCAACCACCACATGGCCGGTCATGCCGATGCGGCGGCCGATGGCTACGCCCGCGTCCTTGCGGCGGAGCCGGCGCAACCCGACGCGCTGCACCTCTCCGGCGTGCTGCGGGCGCAGACCGGCGACATCGCCACCGCCATCCGGTCGATCGGCCGGGCCATCCGCATCCGTCCTGCGGCGGCCTCTCCCTGGGGCCACCTCGGCGCCGCCCTGCGCGCGGCCGAATTGCCCGAACGGGCGGAACCGGTGCTGCGGCGTGCCCTGGCGCTCGACCCGGCCAATGGCGATGCGCTGGAGGCGCAGGGCGCGTCGCTGCACGCGCTGGCCCACTATGCGGAGTCCCGGCGCTGGCTGGACCGTGCGGCCCGGCTGCGGCCGGGCAATGTCGAGACAATGCTCAACCTCGGAACCGTGCTGCGAGACCTCCGCCGCTTCGACGAGGCGGAAGCCTGTTTCGATGCCGTGCTGGCGAACAACCCCGCCCGGTCCGACGCCCATCTCGCCCGTGCGGTGGGACGGCTGGTGCGTGGAGATCTGCGCGCCGGCTGGGAAGGGTTCGAGCACCGCTGGCACCGCTTCGACACTCCCCCCTGGGACGGCCGGCCGATGGGCGCCTCCACCATTCTCCTGCACATGGACCAGGGGTTCGGCGATGCCATGCAGTTCGTCCGCTATGCCCCGCTGGTGGCGCAGATCGCGGCAGGCAGTGGCGGGCGGGTGGTCCTGGAGACGCATTTGCTGCTCTACCGCCTGCTCAACCGGGCCTTCGGCCAGTCGGTTCAGGTCCTGGTGCGCGGGGAGGAGCCGCCGCCGCACGACCTCCACTGCCCGCTGATGAGCCTGCCCCGCGCCTTCGGCACCGATCTGTCCAACATCCCCGCGACCGTTCCCTATCTCGCCCCGGATCCCGCCGACATTTCCCGCTGGCGCGACCGGTTGGCGGAGCAGGACGGAGACGGCGATGGGAGCGGGGCGGCGGGCCTGCGGGTCGGGCTGGTCTGGGCCGGCAATCCGCGCCACCGCAACGACCGCAACCGCTCGATCCCGGTCGCCGCCCTGCGCCCGCTGCTCGCAGTTCCGGGAGTGCGCTTCGTCAGCCTGCAGACCGGCGACGCCCGCGCCGATCTGCACCGTCTGCCCGGCGAGGGGGTGCGGGACGTGGTGGAGCGGGTCCGCGACTTCGCCGACACCGCCGCCATCCTCGCCAACATCGACCTGCTGATCACGGTCGACACCGCCATGGTCCATTTGGCCGGGGCGATGGGCGTGCCGTCCTGGCTGCTGCTTCCCCATGTTCCGGACTGGCGCTGGCTGCTCGACCGGGCCGACAGCCCCTGGTATCCGTCGCTGCGGCTGTACCGCCAGCCGCGGCCCGGCGACTGGGGCACGGTGGTCGGCACCGCCGCCGCCGTGTTGAAGGCGCAGGCCCTGCGCGCCGCCAGGGCGGCGGGGCGATAA
- a CDS encoding DUF1491 family protein yields the protein MDDLLPTHLWVSAHIRAADAQGVAMTVVRKGDPSRGTVILKLNRLDRSFTVLVQTREGDGDRLFWARGTGPDPVPEADADAYIARQTRYDPDVWVVEVEDRQGRHWFEGPVR from the coding sequence ATGGACGACCTTCTTCCGACGCATCTCTGGGTTTCGGCCCATATCCGCGCCGCCGATGCCCAGGGGGTGGCGATGACCGTGGTCCGCAAGGGCGACCCCAGCCGCGGAACGGTGATCCTGAAGCTGAACCGGCTCGACCGCAGCTTCACGGTGCTGGTCCAGACCCGCGAGGGCGATGGCGACCGCCTGTTCTGGGCGCGCGGCACCGGTCCCGATCCGGTGCCGGAGGCCGATGCCGACGCCTACATCGCCCGCCAGACCCGCTACGACCCCGACGTCTGGGTGGTCGAGGTCGAGGACCGCCAGGGCCGCCATTGGTTCGAGGGGCCGGTGCGCTGA